A single Thermoanaerobacterium sp. RBIITD DNA region contains:
- a CDS encoding AAA domain-containing protein: MREAFKETTQGKGAKEQSSITDRVVELIQNYLRNKVQDEPNLEEFLDYLSDFKPDIAESVTTRTVEQLFEKEIKNIKRKDNLEKGNGKKDYVSLNHPEGEKDTNSKLINLFEFLKAYRSKMEEPVRNISNYEEVVTWYKDIPIGDGCSVLSDDQDSWLIVKKQDIPNPPDPPEEVREWLDGRWDDPFTEPKVRESKVIIEKEIDEEHKEKADKNKVEKFEDDAERVNIWNLWLNKKWIPWSLKAQPKVKIKKLYNKLFLLSQRLEREQEDLELVWGHGMLYWNLNGYLIRHPLLATKVFIDFDDLHGVIKVSPGMLPTTLEVNFLQGTDPQYVRLFMKMQEQLSQDPINPWDKGACTEFFTRIVNQLSSEGKVLFDANDLSISTHAVITYEPVIFIRRRKMGYVQDIETILEGLKNGNKVPAPIRSIVEIIDDAFDENNSETHSTSSDEILLPLPSNNEQFQVVERLASHVGVTVQGPPGTGKSYTIANLISHLLALGKRVLVTAKAERPLKVLREKIPENIRPLCITLLTDDAGSFAELEQAVMTMTENVISLDKPAAKSTIKELKDKLRKIRMEISNLKQRIKEISKRETITYSIFGKEYSLSELGKWLAENEEEYDYIPDELDKDAELPLSLQELKRLYELAGIILNKDREMLNYKLPDIEKLPYSMSIREIKEKINYYKEKIDPDFLKSYNMPSNLSIERINSLLKECTFAYEEAKKFSSSPWMNLIFQDVGKGDYLYESWANFYQRMTSQVEEVIKLKQYTSKYEIVLPLDCVLTELKNDVEDMQNYLEKSKKINFIAKLFNPKFKKIINSCRLNNAFITTKEDTSVLLAEIEQRIIKNNISNEWKKFVTVLDGPELDTANPRFEVLLHDYLKLIKDVFDWHQSKWKLLKSGVEEVGLSFKDNSLASIEVVINQLTNILNDLYYKDFSEKYSVIEKYLEEEIELNADVSYLWRELFKALKDEDWSKWDSILDNIRRLKKVEVLEDEFKKLKEKLDGVAPRWAEKILKDGGNGTPLTLPDNVMDAWKWRKAETWLRKLLSDDVVSLTKKLESLKNDESRVIVDLVTHLTWLNLSINVTEEQRRSLIAWQQQMKRIGKGTGKYALRRKQIAQAEMQKARNAVPVWIMPINKVIENFLPWDQPFDVVIVDESSQVDIFGILAMFRAKKVLIVGDDKQISPQGVGINLGEIHDLMDGYLDGVPHKELYEPQYSLYDLAKQIFPGTIMLKEHFRCLPEIIQFSNDLMYQGEILPLRERETKLGEDWQPIVSIKVDNGYRIPGTKINEPEAEMLVEKILACCNDPRYKDMSMGVISLLGKEQAEFIETKLLDSLGPEEMRKRKIRCGDAYYFQGDERDIMFLSLVEAKGEHRLAVLNKEDDRRRFNVAVSRARSQLFLFYSIDPDEFHPEDVRSRLIRYCMNPHRFVEQYEKLEDACESEFERKVLKDLISLGYSVKPQYRVGYKRIDFVVFGMNEKLAIECDGDAYHGPERWEDDWNRQLILERLGWKFFRIRGSQYFRDREGTIKQLVETLNEMDIKPLPL; encoded by the coding sequence TTGAGGGAGGCTTTTAAGGAAACCACACAGGGAAAAGGAGCAAAAGAACAGTCATCTATTACTGATAGAGTAGTAGAATTAATTCAGAATTATTTACGCAATAAAGTTCAAGATGAACCAAATTTAGAAGAATTTTTAGATTATTTATCAGATTTTAAACCAGATATAGCCGAGAGTGTGACAACAAGGACAGTAGAACAATTGTTTGAAAAAGAGATAAAGAATATTAAAAGGAAAGACAATTTAGAAAAAGGCAATGGTAAAAAGGATTATGTTTCTTTGAATCATCCAGAAGGAGAGAAAGATACTAATTCAAAGCTTATTAATCTCTTTGAATTTCTTAAAGCATATCGCTCAAAAATGGAGGAACCTGTTAGAAATATATCAAATTATGAAGAAGTAGTAACTTGGTATAAAGATATACCTATAGGAGATGGCTGCTCTGTTCTTAGTGATGATCAGGATTCTTGGTTAATAGTAAAAAAGCAGGATATACCTAATCCACCAGACCCGCCTGAAGAGGTCAGAGAATGGCTCGATGGGCGATGGGACGATCCTTTTACAGAACCAAAAGTTAGAGAATCTAAAGTAATTATAGAGAAAGAAATCGATGAAGAGCATAAAGAAAAAGCAGATAAAAATAAAGTAGAAAAATTTGAGGATGATGCAGAACGTGTTAATATATGGAACTTATGGCTCAACAAAAAGTGGATTCCTTGGTCTCTAAAAGCGCAACCAAAAGTTAAGATTAAAAAGCTATATAATAAATTGTTTTTATTAAGTCAGCGTTTAGAGAGAGAACAAGAGGATTTGGAACTTGTATGGGGACATGGCATGCTCTATTGGAATTTGAATGGCTACCTAATCCGTCATCCTCTTCTTGCAACAAAAGTTTTTATTGATTTTGACGATTTACATGGCGTAATAAAAGTATCTCCAGGGATGTTGCCAACCACATTAGAAGTTAATTTCTTGCAGGGAACAGATCCACAGTATGTCAGGTTGTTTATGAAAATGCAAGAACAGCTTTCACAGGACCCCATAAATCCATGGGATAAAGGGGCATGTACAGAATTTTTTACCCGAATTGTAAATCAATTGAGCTCTGAAGGAAAAGTACTTTTTGATGCAAATGATCTTTCTATTAGTACACATGCGGTCATAACATATGAGCCTGTGATCTTTATAAGAAGAAGAAAAATGGGATATGTTCAAGATATTGAGACTATTTTAGAAGGGCTCAAAAACGGTAATAAGGTACCCGCACCTATAAGGAGCATAGTAGAAATAATAGATGATGCTTTTGATGAGAATAATAGTGAAACACATTCTACATCTAGTGATGAGATATTACTTCCACTGCCATCGAATAACGAGCAGTTTCAGGTAGTAGAAAGATTGGCATCACACGTGGGAGTCACTGTACAGGGACCACCAGGAACAGGTAAAAGTTATACAATAGCAAATCTTATATCTCATCTATTGGCACTTGGGAAAAGAGTCCTTGTAACAGCAAAAGCAGAAAGACCTCTTAAGGTGCTCCGTGAAAAAATTCCTGAGAATATACGACCACTTTGCATTACTTTATTAACTGATGATGCTGGTTCTTTTGCCGAGTTAGAACAGGCTGTAATGACGATGACAGAAAATGTTATTTCACTTGATAAGCCTGCTGCTAAAAGTACTATCAAAGAATTAAAGGATAAATTAAGAAAGATTAGGATGGAAATCTCAAATTTAAAACAGCGCATTAAGGAGATTTCAAAAAGAGAGACGATTACTTATTCAATATTTGGAAAAGAATATTCTTTATCAGAACTTGGCAAATGGCTTGCTGAAAATGAAGAGGAGTATGACTATATTCCTGATGAACTGGATAAAGATGCAGAACTTCCTCTTTCTTTGCAAGAGCTAAAAAGGCTATATGAACTGGCAGGTATAATTTTAAACAAAGATAGAGAGATGTTAAATTACAAACTGCCAGATATTGAGAAATTGCCTTATAGCATGAGCATTAGGGAGATAAAAGAGAAAATTAATTACTATAAAGAAAAAATAGATCCTGATTTTTTGAAGTCATACAATATGCCTTCAAATTTGAGCATTGAAAGGATAAATAGTTTACTAAAAGAATGTACTTTTGCATATGAAGAAGCAAAAAAATTTTCAAGCAGTCCATGGATGAATTTAATTTTTCAAGATGTGGGTAAAGGCGATTATCTCTATGAAAGTTGGGCTAATTTTTATCAGCGAATGACAAGTCAAGTTGAGGAAGTAATAAAGCTTAAGCAATACACAAGTAAGTATGAAATAGTATTGCCTTTGGATTGTGTTTTAACTGAATTGAAAAATGATGTAGAAGATATGCAAAATTATCTTGAGAAATCAAAGAAGATAAATTTTATTGCAAAATTATTTAATCCAAAGTTTAAGAAAATTATAAATAGTTGCCGCCTAAATAATGCTTTTATAACAACTAAAGAGGATACGTCAGTATTACTAGCGGAAATCGAACAACGTATAATAAAAAATAATATATCGAATGAATGGAAGAAGTTTGTTACAGTTTTAGATGGGCCAGAATTGGATACTGCCAATCCAAGATTTGAAGTTTTGTTACATGATTACTTAAAACTTATTAAAGATGTTTTTGATTGGCATCAAAGCAAATGGAAACTTTTAAAATCTGGTGTTGAAGAAGTAGGTTTAAGCTTTAAAGACAACAGCCTTGCTTCTATAGAAGTGGTTATAAATCAATTAACAAACATCTTAAATGATTTGTACTACAAAGATTTCAGTGAAAAGTACAGTGTTATCGAAAAATATTTAGAAGAAGAGATCGAGTTAAATGCGGATGTTTCTTATTTGTGGAGAGAGTTATTTAAGGCATTAAAAGACGAAGACTGGTCCAAATGGGATTCTATACTTGACAATATTAGAAGGTTAAAAAAAGTTGAAGTGCTAGAAGATGAATTTAAAAAATTAAAAGAAAAACTTGACGGTGTTGCACCTCGATGGGCAGAAAAGATTTTAAAAGATGGTGGCAATGGGACACCGCTAACATTACCTGATAATGTAATGGATGCTTGGAAATGGCGCAAGGCAGAAACGTGGCTTAGAAAATTATTGTCCGATGATGTCGTCAGTTTAACAAAAAAGTTAGAAAGTCTAAAAAATGATGAGAGCAGAGTCATTGTTGATTTAGTTACTCATTTAACATGGCTCAACTTGTCAATAAATGTTACGGAAGAGCAGCGCAGAAGCCTTATAGCATGGCAACAGCAAATGAAGAGAATAGGAAAGGGTACAGGAAAATATGCTTTACGTCGTAAACAAATTGCTCAAGCAGAAATGCAAAAGGCGAGAAATGCCGTTCCTGTATGGATTATGCCTATTAATAAAGTGATAGAGAATTTTTTACCGTGGGATCAGCCATTTGACGTTGTTATAGTTGATGAAAGCAGCCAAGTAGATATTTTTGGAATATTGGCTATGTTTAGGGCTAAAAAGGTGCTGATTGTTGGAGACGATAAACAGATAAGTCCACAAGGAGTTGGCATTAACCTGGGTGAAATACATGATCTCATGGATGGATATCTAGATGGAGTGCCTCATAAAGAGCTTTATGAGCCTCAATACAGTCTATACGATTTAGCTAAACAGATATTCCCAGGAACTATCATGCTGAAAGAACATTTTAGGTGTTTACCAGAGATAATTCAGTTTAGCAATGATCTCATGTACCAAGGTGAAATATTGCCACTTAGAGAAAGAGAGACAAAGTTAGGTGAAGATTGGCAACCAATAGTTTCTATAAAAGTGGATAATGGATATAGAATACCGGGAACCAAGATAAATGAGCCAGAAGCTGAAATGTTGGTCGAAAAAATTTTGGCATGTTGCAATGATCCAAGATACAAGGATATGTCGATGGGAGTAATATCGCTTTTGGGAAAAGAGCAAGCGGAATTCATAGAAACTAAGCTTTTAGATAGCCTAGGGCCGGAAGAGATGCGAAAAAGAAAGATACGCTGTGGTGATGCTTATTATTTCCAAGGCGATGAAAGGGATATAATGTTTTTATCATTGGTAGAAGCTAAAGGGGAGCATAGATTAGCTGTTTTAAATAAAGAGGATGACCGGCGCCGCTTCAATGTTGCAGTAAGTAGGGCTAGAAGTCAATTGTTTTTATTTTATTCTATTGATCCTGACGAATTCCATCCAGAAGATGTAAGATCACGCTTAATAAGGTATTGTATGAATCCGCACAGATTTGTGGAGCAATATGAAAAACTGGAGGATGCATGTGAGTCAGAATTTGAACGAAAGGTATTGAAAGACCTTATTAGCTTAGGATATTCTGTTAAACCGCAGTATAGAGTAGGTTATAAACGTATAGATTTTGTTGTGTTTGGAATGAATGAAAAACTTGCAATAGAGTGTGATGGTGACGCATATCATGGTCCAGAAAGATGGGAGGATGATTGGAACAGACAACTTATTTTGGAGCGCTTAGGATGGAAATTCTTCAGAATCCGTGGCAGCCAATATTTTAGAGATAGAGAAGGTACTATAAAGCAGTTAGTAGAGACATTAAATGAAATGGATATAAAGCCACTCCCTCTATAA
- a CDS encoding IS110 family transposase, protein MVDVDIAKETHHARAFDFRGIEYGKHIEFSNDSNGMEKFLKWAIEIMNKNDKEKLVIGMEPTGHYWFCFAQFLRDKNHKVVLVNPFHVKRSKEFDDNSPTKNDRKDPKTIAMLVKDGRYVEPNIPEGIYSELRIVVDIRERLMKDLNRIKNQIVRWLDIYFPEFNKVFADWEGKAALITLKEFPTPAKVLENGTQGILATWKKEIKRAVGIKRAEKLVEAANKSVGKKHGIEMAELEIKLILEQYEMLLRQLKNIESKIEELFMQVQGSNDITAIKGVGVITAATFIAEVGDITKYEHPKQIQKLAGYNLVENSSGKHEGQTTISKRGRRRLRSTLYKMVMPILANNKEFQELHKYYTARKENPLKKKQSMIVLCCKLIRIFFAILKKGVKYDGNKMLKDVKRPEKIRNVA, encoded by the coding sequence ATAGTAGATGTAGACATTGCCAAAGAGACACACCATGCCAGAGCTTTTGATTTCAGAGGAATAGAGTATGGTAAGCATATTGAATTTAGCAATGATAGTAATGGCATGGAAAAATTTCTTAAGTGGGCTATAGAAATTATGAATAAAAATGACAAAGAGAAGCTTGTAATTGGTATGGAGCCCACGGGTCATTATTGGTTTTGCTTTGCTCAGTTTCTTAGAGATAAGAATCATAAAGTGGTGTTGGTAAACCCATTCCATGTGAAGCGAAGTAAGGAATTTGACGATAATTCACCAACTAAAAATGATAGAAAGGACCCTAAGACAATCGCAATGCTTGTTAAAGATGGGAGATATGTTGAGCCTAACATACCAGAGGGAATATACAGTGAGCTTAGAATTGTAGTTGATATAAGAGAAAGGCTTATGAAAGACTTAAACAGAATAAAGAATCAGATTGTAAGATGGCTTGACATATACTTTCCTGAATTTAATAAAGTTTTTGCAGATTGGGAAGGAAAAGCAGCACTGATAACATTAAAAGAATTTCCTACACCAGCGAAGGTGTTAGAAAATGGTACACAAGGAATACTTGCAACATGGAAGAAAGAAATAAAGCGGGCTGTAGGAATAAAAAGAGCTGAAAAATTAGTAGAAGCTGCCAATAAAAGTGTTGGTAAAAAGCATGGTATAGAAATGGCAGAATTAGAAATTAAACTTATACTAGAGCAGTACGAAATGCTGTTAAGGCAACTTAAAAATATAGAAAGCAAGATAGAAGAACTATTTATGCAGGTACAAGGTTCTAATGATATAACAGCTATCAAGGGTGTAGGAGTAATAACAGCAGCAACATTTATTGCTGAAGTAGGTGACATAACAAAATATGAACATCCAAAGCAGATACAAAAATTAGCGGGATATAACCTGGTTGAGAATAGCTCTGGGAAACACGAAGGGCAAACGACCATAAGCAAAAGAGGACGAAGAAGGCTAAGAAGTACACTATACAAAATGGTAATGCCAATACTTGCAAACAATAAAGAATTTCAGGAATTGCACAAGTACTACACCGCAAGAAAAGAAAACCCGCTAAAAAAGAAACAGTCAATGATAGTGTTATGCTGTAAACTTATAAGAATATTTTTTGCCATACTAAAAAAGGGAGTAAAATACGATGGAAATAAGATGCTAAAAGACGTAAAAAGACCAGAGAAGATTAGGAATGTTGCGTAA
- the asrC gene encoding sulfite reductase subunit C: MNYDIDVKKVRRNCYRQSKVRGEFMLQMRVPGGVMDAKYLSYVEHIAKTWGNGQFHLGVRQTLSIPGIKYEYIDEVNKYIKTFIKEIEVDLCGVDMEVDDNGYPTIGSRNIMACIGNKHCIKANIDTTSLARKIEKIIFPSDYHIKVSIAGCPNDCAKAHFNDFGIIGITKTEYDYDRCIGCKKCIEACKQHATGVLYMVNGKIEKDSCCCVGCGECALVCPTGAWSRNPKKFYRVLIGGRTGKQTPRMGKIFLNWVTEDVVLGILKNWQDFSAEVLNHKPVYLHGGHLIDRAGYNKFKELILKGVELNPEAMVADRIFWSETEYRSNINVKPVCEC; encoded by the coding sequence ATGAACTATGATATAGATGTAAAAAAAGTCCGCAGAAATTGTTACAGGCAATCGAAAGTCCGCGGTGAATTCATGCTGCAGATGCGTGTTCCAGGCGGTGTAATGGATGCTAAATATCTGTCATATGTAGAACATATTGCAAAAACATGGGGAAATGGACAATTTCATCTTGGCGTAAGACAAACTTTATCAATACCTGGAATAAAGTATGAATATATCGATGAAGTCAATAAGTATATAAAGACGTTCATTAAAGAGATAGAAGTAGACCTTTGTGGTGTTGACATGGAAGTAGATGACAATGGATATCCAACGATAGGTTCTAGAAACATTATGGCTTGCATAGGAAATAAACATTGCATAAAGGCAAATATAGACACAACATCACTTGCAAGAAAAATTGAAAAAATCATCTTTCCAAGTGATTATCATATAAAAGTAAGCATAGCCGGATGTCCTAATGACTGTGCAAAGGCTCATTTCAACGATTTTGGAATTATAGGCATTACAAAAACAGAATATGATTACGATCGCTGTATAGGATGTAAGAAATGTATCGAGGCTTGTAAACAACATGCTACAGGTGTTTTATATATGGTAAATGGAAAAATCGAGAAAGATTCGTGCTGCTGTGTTGGCTGTGGTGAGTGTGCACTTGTATGTCCCACAGGCGCTTGGTCTAGAAATCCTAAGAAATTCTACAGAGTCCTCATTGGTGGCAGAACCGGAAAACAGACACCTCGCATGGGAAAGATTTTCTTGAATTGGGTAACAGAAGATGTAGTGCTGGGCATACTTAAAAATTGGCAAGATTTCTCAGCAGAAGTATTGAATCATAAACCAGTATATCTCCATGGAGGTCACTTGATAGACAGGGCTGGATACAATAAATTTAAAGAGCTTATATTAAAGGGTGTAGAATTAAACCCTGAAGCTATGGTTGCAGATAGAATATTTTGGTCAGAAACTGAATACAGGTCAAACATAAATGTTAAGCCTGTTTGTGAATGTTAA
- the thiW gene encoding energy coupling factor transporter S component ThiW, translating into MDTKKITYSAMLTAIGVLFANFIFFPVGVSKTTPIQHIINVISAVTLGPGYAVLIAFSISLIRNFIGTGTLLAFPGSMIGAFFAGLLYKKTNKKLLAVFGEIFGTGIVGAILAFPIAKYVIGKDVGAFFFVMPFLINTVTGSIIAFIILEVLDKTKSFYK; encoded by the coding sequence ATGGATACTAAAAAAATTACATACTCAGCAATGCTAACTGCAATTGGGGTTCTGTTTGCAAATTTTATATTTTTTCCTGTAGGAGTTTCAAAAACAACACCAATACAGCATATTATTAACGTAATATCAGCAGTGACACTCGGGCCAGGATATGCTGTATTAATCGCATTTTCTATATCATTAATCAGAAATTTTATAGGTACTGGTACATTGCTGGCTTTTCCGGGCAGCATGATTGGGGCGTTTTTCGCTGGATTACTTTACAAAAAAACAAACAAGAAATTACTGGCAGTATTTGGTGAGATATTTGGAACAGGCATTGTTGGTGCAATACTTGCATTTCCAATAGCAAAATATGTTATAGGTAAAGATGTGGGAGCATTTTTCTTTGTTATGCCATTTCTGATTAATACAGTAACAGGCAGTATCATCGCATTTATAATACTTGAAGTTTTAGACAAAACAAAAAGTTTTTATAAATAA
- the thiC gene encoding phosphomethylpyrimidine synthase ThiC — translation MNYTTQLDAAKKGIITEEMNVVAAKEDIEVDLLMSKIASGEVVIPANKNHEALSPEGVGEGLRTKINVNLGVSRDCNNVDAELEKAKKAIEMKAESIMDLSSYGKTFEFRNRLIEISTAMIGTVPVYDAVGYYDKDLKDITPSEFIKIVERHAQDGVDFMTIHAGINRETAEIFKRNERLLNIVSRGGSLLYTWMELNEKENPFYEYFDDILDICAECDVTISLGDALRPGCINDSTDACQIKELITLGELAKRAYEKNVQVIIEGPGHMRLNEIEANVLLEKKLCHGAPFYVLGPIVTDIAPGYDHITSAIGGAIAAASGADFLCYVTPAEHLRLPKIEDMKEGIIASKIAAHAADLAKGIRNAEKWDNAMSYARKKLNWEEMFKLSIDPEKARRYRSESLPHDSETCTMCGNMCAVRNMNKVIRGENVSLLKYNDEK, via the coding sequence ATGAACTACACTACACAATTAGACGCAGCAAAAAAAGGAATTATTACAGAAGAGATGAATGTTGTGGCAGCTAAAGAAGATATTGAAGTGGATTTATTGATGAGTAAGATAGCTTCTGGTGAAGTAGTCATACCTGCGAATAAAAACCATGAAGCACTTAGTCCAGAAGGTGTAGGGGAAGGCCTTAGAACAAAAATAAATGTAAACCTAGGTGTATCAAGGGACTGCAACAATGTAGATGCAGAATTAGAAAAGGCAAAAAAAGCAATAGAAATGAAAGCAGAGTCAATTATGGATTTAAGTTCATACGGTAAGACTTTTGAATTTAGAAACAGATTGATAGAGATTTCTACAGCTATGATAGGTACTGTTCCAGTATATGATGCTGTAGGATATTACGACAAGGATTTAAAAGACATTACTCCTTCAGAATTTATAAAAATCGTGGAAAGGCATGCACAAGACGGCGTTGATTTTATGACCATCCATGCAGGCATTAATAGAGAAACAGCAGAAATTTTTAAAAGAAATGAAAGGCTTCTAAATATTGTTTCTCGCGGAGGCTCTTTATTATATACATGGATGGAATTAAATGAAAAGGAAAATCCTTTTTATGAATATTTTGATGATATTCTTGACATATGTGCTGAGTGCGATGTAACGATAAGCCTTGGCGATGCACTAAGGCCAGGCTGTATAAATGATTCCACAGATGCATGCCAAATAAAAGAGCTTATAACTTTGGGAGAATTAGCAAAAAGAGCTTATGAAAAGAATGTTCAGGTCATTATTGAGGGACCGGGGCATATGAGACTAAATGAAATCGAAGCAAATGTTTTGCTGGAGAAAAAGCTGTGTCATGGTGCGCCGTTTTATGTATTGGGGCCAATTGTAACAGATATTGCTCCAGGATATGATCACATTACAAGTGCAATTGGCGGTGCGATTGCCGCAGCAAGTGGAGCAGATTTTCTGTGTTATGTTACACCTGCGGAACATTTGAGGCTTCCAAAGATTGAAGATATGAAAGAAGGCATCATTGCTTCTAAAATAGCTGCGCATGCAGCAGATCTAGCAAAAGGCATACGTAATGCAGAAAAATGGGATAACGCTATGTCTTACGCAAGGAAAAAGCTTAATTGGGAAGAAATGTTTAAATTATCAATAGATCCTGAAAAAGCCCGTAGGTATAGAAGCGAATCTTTGCCTCATGACAGTGAAACATGTACAATGTGTGGGAATATGTGTGCTGTAAGAAACATGAATAAAGTTATTCGCGGCGAGAATGTCAGCTTATTAAAATATAATGATGAAAAATAA
- a CDS encoding ferritin family protein, with protein MPDFGTPFAGLANKNKITHEELVRSIRFMVAAEYEAIQLYTQLAESTDNELAKAVLVDIADEERVHAGEFLRLLKELAPDEEKLYEDGAKEVEEMIEKYK; from the coding sequence ATGCCTGATTTTGGGACTCCATTTGCTGGACTAGCTAATAAAAATAAAATTACCCATGAAGAGTTAGTAAGATCTATACGCTTTATGGTAGCTGCAGAGTATGAAGCGATTCAACTTTATACGCAGTTAGCAGAATCTACAGATAATGAATTGGCAAAGGCTGTTTTAGTAGATATAGCTGATGAGGAAAGAGTACATGCAGGAGAATTTTTGAGGCTTTTAAAGGAATTGGCACCAGACGAAGAAAAGCTGTATGAAGATGGTGCTAAAGAAGTAGAGGAAATGATTGAAAAATATAAGTAA
- a CDS encoding nucleotidyltransferase domain-containing protein, whose amino-acid sequence MPLSDQERKNIRETWRIKVKKDREIETYRKKEAFDRVYKIAKILKEKYFVDKVILYGSLARDDRFDNLSDIDIFIDGWDDSKFNYWTMLIDVENIAKPYKISIVTQKEAYKSLLNEILREGRIIE is encoded by the coding sequence GTGCCGCTTTCGGATCAAGAGAGAAAAAATATACGTGAAACATGGCGTATAAAAGTCAAAAAAGATAGAGAAATAGAAACGTATAGAAAAAAAGAAGCTTTTGATAGAGTATATAAAATTGCAAAGATATTAAAAGAAAAGTATTTTGTTGATAAGGTTATATTGTATGGTTCACTTGCAAGGGATGACCGTTTTGATAATCTATCTGATATTGATATTTTTATTGATGGCTGGGATGATAGTAAATTTAACTATTGGACAATGTTGATTGATGTTGAAAATATTGCAAAGCCTTATAAAATAAGCATAGTTACGCAAAAAGAAGCTTATAAATCTCTGCTAAATGAAATATTAAGAGAAGGGAGGATTATAGAGTGA
- the asrB gene encoding anaerobic sulfite reductase subunit AsrB yields the protein MNNIFMPKPYKILEIVHETDLEYTFRVEVDVKAEHGQFFQISIPKIGEAPISISAMGDNWMEFTIRKVGKVTNEIFNLSPGDKIFMRGPYGNSFPVNKYKGKDLVIIAGGTGVSPVRSLLKYFYDNSEEIKSLHFIAGFKDENSVLFKEDLNNFKTKFNTIYTLDKKKVDGFEVGLVTEHISKIPFDTFDDYNVIVVGPPVMMHFTALELLKNGVPEDKIWVSFERKMSCGVGKCGHCKINETYVCLEGPVFNYTKAKDLLD from the coding sequence ATGAATAATATTTTCATGCCTAAGCCATATAAGATACTTGAAATAGTTCATGAGACAGATTTGGAATACACATTTAGAGTTGAAGTTGATGTAAAAGCAGAGCATGGGCAGTTCTTTCAGATTTCCATTCCAAAGATAGGTGAAGCACCTATATCGATAAGCGCTATGGGTGACAATTGGATGGAATTTACTATAAGAAAAGTTGGAAAAGTAACAAATGAGATATTTAACTTATCTCCTGGCGATAAGATATTCATGAGAGGACCTTATGGTAATTCATTCCCTGTTAACAAATATAAAGGAAAAGACCTAGTCATTATAGCTGGTGGTACAGGTGTATCACCTGTGAGAAGCTTACTTAAGTATTTTTATGATAATTCGGAAGAAATAAAATCACTACACTTTATAGCAGGCTTTAAAGATGAAAACAGCGTCTTATTTAAAGAAGATTTAAATAATTTTAAGACAAAATTTAACACCATATATACTCTTGATAAGAAAAAAGTCGATGGATTTGAAGTTGGCTTGGTTACAGAGCATATAAGTAAAATACCATTTGATACCTTTGATGATTACAATGTCATTGTCGTTGGTCCGCCAGTTATGATGCATTTTACAGCATTAGAATTATTGAAAAATGGTGTGCCGGAAGATAAAATCTGGGTTTCATTTGAGAGAAAAATGTCTTGCGGAGTTGGAAAATGCGGTCACTGCAAGATAAACGAAACGTATGTTTGCCTCGAAGGTCCTGTGTTTAACTACACAAAAGCGAAGGATTTACTTGATTAA